Below is a window of Rhizobium jaguaris DNA.
GCACATCAGGGTTCTGGTGACAGACGGCATCCGTCAGGTCGCGTAGCGTCGCCCTGAGCCCGTGAAGCTGATCCACGAGATCCATGACCAGATCGACGCCCGACTCGTTGACGCCCATCGCGTTGATCAGGTCTAGGATCAGCTGTCCGCGCGCCAGGTCCGCTTCGCGAAAATCCCGGCCGCCCGCGGTGGTTTCGGGAACGAGCCAGCCCTGCTCAATCCAGACCTGCAGTACCGTGTTGTCGATCTCGAGACGCAAACGAAATTCGCTCTCGTTCATCGCTCAGCCTCCCATGGTCTTTCTAGGATCATGCGTTTTGCCGGCCTGCCATTCGGAAACGAAGGTTGCAAGCTCGGCATCCGGCGCGTCCGGCAGCACGATCTTCAACGAAACATAGGCGTCGCCGCTTTCCTTGCCACGCTTGGGCACTCCCTTGCCCTTCAGCCGCAAGGTCTTGCCAGTGTTGGAGTTCGGCTGAAGCGTGACAGTGACCGGGCCAGAGGGCGTGGGCACACGGATCTTGCCGCCGAGCACCGCCTCCGTGAGAGAAATCGGCAATTCTAGCCTGATGTCGTCGCCATCGCGAACGAAGAAGCGGTGCGGGCGCACGTGTATCTCGATCAGGGCATCACCATGCGCGCCGCCACCAAAACCCGGCTCGCCCTTGCCGCGCAGGCGCAGCGTCTGCCCGTCGCGGGTTCCCGGTGGTATCTGCACGTCAAGTGCCGGTCCGTCCGGCAGGCTTATCTGCTTTTTCGCGCCGTTGATGGCGTCGAGAAAGTCGACCTCCATGGAATAGTGGCGATCCTGACCCTGCATTCCGGACTGGCCTCGGCTGCGACGTGAAAAGAAGCTGGAAAGTATATCGTCGGTATCGCCGAAATCGGCGAAACCACCGGCGTTGCGGTAGGGGCCGCGCTGGCCCTCCGTCGTCGCGTAGTCGCGATAATAGCTGCGCGGCGGCTGCTCCGCACCGCTGCTGTCGATTTCGCCACGATCGAAGCGCGCACGCTTCTCCTCGTCGCCGAGGATGCCGTAGGCTGCTGAGACTTCCTTGAACTTGTCCTCGGCCTGTTTGTCGCCGGGTTGAGATCGGGGTGAAGTTTTTTCGCAAGCTTGCGATAGGCGCTTTGAATGTCTTTTTGCGGGGCGTCCCGTTTCACGCCCAGAATGTCATAGGGATCACGGCTCATAGATGTTTCCCTTTGGGAGCACAGAAAAATACGCAGATAGTGATGGGCTGGCCTCGGATCAATCGCAGCATAAATGATAGCATGTCATGGATGCGACTGCTGCAGAATGACTTGGCGCATTTGTGATGGGCAAAGGGCGGCGTTACGGGCAGGCTGCCATATTTCCGTCGCCTTGCCGGACGATTGCGGGCATGGCGGCAAGGGGCTTATGGTAGTTGCACACCATTTCCGCCAGACTTCATTTCATTCGATCCAACCGGTGGCTGCCTGATGAACCGCTTTCTGCTGATGTCCGCATTCGTGCTCGCCGCTGTTCCGGCAGCCTTTGCCGCCGAACCCGCAGCGCAGCCGGCTGTCTGGCCGCAGCTTCCGCCGAAGGCACCGGTTTCAAACGTCAAGCTGGTTGAGCCCCATCTGCACGTCAATCGTGCCGGCAAGGGCTCGCCGCGCATTGCCCTGACCTTTGATGCCTGCATGGGCAAGACCGATCCGCGTATCCTCAGCACATTGGTCGACCAGCATATCCCGGCGACGATCTTCGTCACTGCCCGCTGGCTGCGGAGCAACCCGGAAACGCTTGCCGTCTTCCTCGCTCATCCCGACATCTTCGAACTTGAGGATCACGGCCAGAACCATATTCCGGCGGTCGATATCCCGACCAAGGTCTTTGGCATTCCCGCTGCAGGCTCACCGCAGGCGGTGGCACAGGAAGTCAAAGGCGGCGCTGACGCCATGATTGCCGCCGGCATTCCGCAGCCGCACTGGTTTCGGGGCGCGACGGCGAAATATAGCCTCTCGGCCATCGCTCAGATTCGCGGTATGGGCTACCGCATCGCCGGTTATTCGGTAAACGGCGACAGCGGCTCTCTGCTGCCGGCCAAGATGGTGGAAAAGCAGTATGCCGCTGCCAAGGATGGCGATGTCATCATCTCTCACATCAACCAACCGACCCATGCCGCGGGCGAAGGGGTGGCCGCAAGCATTTTGGCGTTGAAGGCCAAGGGCGTACAGTTCGTCCGCCTGCAGGATATCCCTGAGCAGGGCGACGACGATACGACGAACTGAGCCGGGCTGAATGCTCTACTGGGATTGGCGTTCGTCAAGCGACAACTGCCTTTAGCCGACGTTCTCACTCAGGCAATTGGGGCTGCACCTTTTCGTCGAAGAAAAGCTCGTTGGTCACCGTCATGACGATCAGCGATAGCGGCAGGGCGAGCATGGCGCCGACCGCGCCCCACATCCACGTCCAGAAGATTATGGCAAGGAAGACGACGAAGGGATTGAGTTCCCATTGCCGGCCCATGACCGCTGGGAAAACTAGGTTTTCCACGGTGAGATGGATGGAGAAGAAGGCGATGGCGGGGGCGAGACCGAAAACGATATCGTCATGGGTAATGATGCCGGCGATCGCCAGCGCCGCCGTTATCGTTGTGATGCCGACGAAGGGAATGAAGCTGGAGAGAAAGGCAAAGACGCCCCAGAGGATCGGCACGCTCATACCGCTGATGTAGACGATGGCCGTCATCGCGACGCCGAGGCCGGCATAGATCAGCGCGGCCGTCGCAAAGTAGAAGCCGAGCAGTTGCTCCACTGCGTTGATGACGCGGATCGCCGTCAGCCGCGATGTTCTAGTGGAGAAAGTCATGATGATCGTTTTGCGCAGGCTGATGCGACCGGCAAGAAACAGCAGCAGCGCCGCAAAAAAGACCAGGCCTTGGACGATGGCGGGCGTCAGACTGTTGGCGAGAACATGCAGCACGTTGCCGGCATTTTCGAGCAGCACACTGATCGACATCGGTCCGCTTTCAAAAGTTTGCGGTGTGATGTGCAACCATTTGACCTGCTCGAGATAGGGCATCAGCCGATCGACGGTGCGCTGGAAAACGTCGGGCCCTTCCTTCGCGAGCGTCGCCATCGGCCCGGCGAGCGAATTGATGATCAGGAAGATGACCAACGCCACCGCTGATGACAGCAGGACGGCGTTGAGGACGCGCGGCACGCCGAGCTTGCTGAGCTTTTCCGCAACCAGCCCGAGGATCATGCCGACGACGACGGCCAGCGTCACGGGGATGAGGATGATCGACATCATGTAGACGCCCGCCAGCGCCAGGACGAGGAAGATGCCGATGACGGCCCAGGCGGACGCGATATCCAGCCCATCCTTCTCAACGGTGCTTGCGGGCGCGGCATTGTCCATTTGTTCAGTGTCAGCCCGCAACGCATGCACCCAGGCACTGGAACGCCCTTCGCGCGCTATCGTCGATCTGCGCGTCTGTTTGCGTATGCCATTGGCGATATCCATCCCGGACAAGTTCCCGAAACCCGATTGCCTCGGTATGCAAACGCGAAAGGCCCGTCCTGGTTCCGGGCCGGGCCTTCGACATCGTAAGTCGGGGGATACGCGATCAGCCGATCAAATTCAGCCCGATGCCCCAGGGATCGCGCAGCGAGACGCCGCCGTCGCGCTTTTCCGTTTTGATCTCGTGGGCGTCGAGTGCGGCGATCGCCTTGTCGAGCGCGTCCTTATCGTTGAAACGAAGAGTGTAGTCGGAAAGGCCGGTCATATGTTCGGAACGGACACCGGCGCCGCGGCTGTTCCAGGTGTTGGCGCCGAGATGATGATGATAGCCGCCGGTTGCGAGGAAAGTCGCGCCGGGATAGCGCGCCGCCATCACTTTCATTCCCAGCACATCGCGATAGAAGGAATTCGCCTCCGCGACATCGCCGACCCGCAAATGGATATGGCCGATCGCCGAACCTTCGGCCATGCCGTCCCAGCGATCCTGCGGCGCGCTTTCGTAAAGTTTCTGCAGGTCGAGCCTCAGTGTCGCCATCTC
It encodes the following:
- a CDS encoding chaperone modulator CbpM, whose translation is MNESEFRLRLEIDNTVLQVWIEQGWLVPETTAGGRDFREADLARGQLILDLINAMGVNESGVDLVMDLVDQLHGLRATLRDLTDAVCHQNPDVQEHILSELYRLERQGRR
- a CDS encoding polysaccharide deacetylase family protein; translation: MNRFLLMSAFVLAAVPAAFAAEPAAQPAVWPQLPPKAPVSNVKLVEPHLHVNRAGKGSPRIALTFDACMGKTDPRILSTLVDQHIPATIFVTARWLRSNPETLAVFLAHPDIFELEDHGQNHIPAVDIPTKVFGIPAAGSPQAVAQEVKGGADAMIAAGIPQPHWFRGATAKYSLSAIAQIRGMGYRIAGYSVNGDSGSLLPAKMVEKQYAAAKDGDVIISHINQPTHAAGEGVAASILALKAKGVQFVRLQDIPEQGDDDTTN
- a CDS encoding AI-2E family transporter; the encoded protein is MDIANGIRKQTRRSTIAREGRSSAWVHALRADTEQMDNAAPASTVEKDGLDIASAWAVIGIFLVLALAGVYMMSIILIPVTLAVVVGMILGLVAEKLSKLGVPRVLNAVLLSSAVALVIFLIINSLAGPMATLAKEGPDVFQRTVDRLMPYLEQVKWLHITPQTFESGPMSISVLLENAGNVLHVLANSLTPAIVQGLVFFAALLLFLAGRISLRKTIIMTFSTRTSRLTAIRVINAVEQLLGFYFATAALIYAGLGVAMTAIVYISGMSVPILWGVFAFLSSFIPFVGITTITAALAIAGIITHDDIVFGLAPAIAFFSIHLTVENLVFPAVMGRQWELNPFVVFLAIIFWTWMWGAVGAMLALPLSLIVMTVTNELFFDEKVQPQLPE
- a CDS encoding VOC family protein codes for the protein MTETALSYALTRPAYVGQSHLVVTDLPVVSRFYQDVLGLKVVEKTASGEILGVAGQPLLTLTTDRAAQRAPQTAAGLFHNAFLMTDRVELARWLRHAAHNGVAVEGASDHIVSEAIYLSDPEGNGIEIYADRPHEQWKFDSDGTVEMATLRLDLQKLYESAPQDRWDGMAEGSAIGHIHLRVGDVAEANSFYRDVLGMKVMAARYPGATFLATGGYHHHLGANTWNSRGAGVRSEHMTGLSDYTLRFNDKDALDKAIAALDAHEIKTEKRDGGVSLRDPWGIGLNLIG